The proteins below are encoded in one region of Macrobrachium rosenbergii isolate ZJJX-2024 chromosome 29, ASM4041242v1, whole genome shotgun sequence:
- the Prosbeta2 gene encoding proteasome subunit beta type-7, producing the protein MDTFVETRTGFQFDNISRNEALVGKGFLAPTTRKTGTTIAGVVFKDGVVLGADTRATEGDIVADKNCSKIHYLQPNMYCCGAGTAADLGMTTQLMASQLELHRLNTGRQVPVVAANRMFKQMLFRYQGHIGAALVLGGVDKYGSHIYSIHPHGSTDRLPYTTMGSGSLAAMSVFEQRWEPDMELEQAKQLVRDAIAAGIFNDLGSGSNVDLCIITKDGATMIRPYDIANVKGKRLGKYDYKIGTTEVLKKSVRHIQVVAASVKKTSEEEMETA; encoded by the exons ATGGACACCTTTGTGGAAACGCGAACCGGCTTTCAGTTCGATAACATATCAAG GAATGAAGCCCTGGTGGGCAAGGGGTTTCTTGCACCTACAACACGGAAGACTGGAACCACTATTGCAGGAGTGGTTTTCAAAGATGGAGTGGTCTTGGGTGCAGACACCAGAGCTACAGAGGGAGATATTGTAGCAGACAAGAACTGTTCAAAGATTCATTATCTTCAGCCCAACATGTATTGCTGTGGTGCTG GCACAGCAGCAGATCTGGGAATGACAACGCAGCTGATGGCAAGCCAGCTGGAACTTCACCGCTTGAACACAGGGCGACAGGTACCTGTTGTGGCTGCCAATCGAATGTTTAAGCAGATGCTCTTCAGATACCAG gggcatattggtgctgctttaGTGCTGGGTGGTGTTGACAAATATGGTTCCCATATATATTCCATCCACCCTCATGGTTCCACTGATCGCCTTCCCTACACAACCATGGGATCTGGATCCTTAGCAGCAATGTCAGTATTTGAGCAACGTTGGGAACCAGATATGGAG TTGGAACAAGCCAAACAACTGGTGAGGGATGCTATTGCTGCTGGTATCTTCAATGATCTTGGCTCAGGTTCAAATGTGGATTTGTGCATTATCACCAAGGATGGTGCAACAATGATTCGTCCTTATGATATTGCTAATGTTAAAGGAAAGAG GTTAGGGAAATATGATTACAAAATAGGAACCACTGAAGTTCTTAAGAAATCTGTGCGGCACATCCAAGTTGTGGCAGCTAGTGTTAAAAAGACTTCAGAAGAGGAAATGGAGACTGCGTAG